Proteins encoded within one genomic window of Variovorax sp. OAS795:
- a CDS encoding cyclopropane-fatty-acyl-phospholipid synthase family protein, which produces MSTSPSSPSNGLEADALCPSTAFAPAAWTRRPLRRLLVRLLRGVRCGTIAVELPNGERVEGRGATEGPHAAISLHRWRPLARMLLRGDIGLAESYRDGDWSSPDLPALLEFGIRNESGWGRVFEASLPARLFGRAVHRLRANTRRGSRQNISFHYDMGNAFYARWLDPEMIYSSALYATGDESLEEAQAAKIARVAELLAPAPEAKVLEIGCGWGALALALARRHGAHVTGLTLSTEQLGHARRRVEEEGMSARVDLRLQDYRDVEGRYDRIVSIEMLEAVGERYWPVYFDTLRERLAPGGIAVVQVITIADAHFDHYRRSPDFIQRFIFPGGMLPSVGALEAQAARAGLTLERAESFGASYAATLAEWRHRFLAAWPAIEPLGFDAAFKRLWEYYLSYCEAGFLSERVDVGLFTLRHAPAAA; this is translated from the coding sequence ATGAGCACTTCACCTTCTTCTCCGTCGAACGGCCTCGAGGCCGATGCCCTGTGTCCCTCCACGGCGTTCGCTCCCGCGGCCTGGACCCGCCGGCCGCTGCGGCGGCTGCTGGTGCGCCTTTTGCGCGGCGTGCGCTGCGGCACCATCGCGGTGGAACTGCCCAATGGCGAGCGGGTGGAAGGGCGCGGCGCGACGGAAGGCCCGCACGCGGCCATCAGCCTGCACCGCTGGCGGCCGCTCGCGCGCATGCTGCTGCGCGGCGACATCGGCCTGGCGGAGTCGTACCGCGACGGTGACTGGTCGAGCCCGGACCTGCCGGCCCTGCTCGAGTTCGGCATTCGCAACGAGTCCGGCTGGGGCCGCGTCTTCGAGGCCTCGCTGCCTGCCAGGTTGTTCGGCCGCGCGGTGCACCGCCTGCGCGCCAACACGCGCCGCGGCAGCCGGCAGAACATTTCGTTCCACTACGACATGGGCAACGCGTTCTATGCCCGGTGGCTGGATCCCGAGATGATCTATTCGAGCGCGCTGTACGCCACCGGGGACGAATCGCTCGAAGAGGCGCAGGCCGCCAAGATCGCACGCGTGGCCGAATTGCTCGCGCCCGCACCCGAGGCCAAGGTGCTCGAGATCGGATGCGGCTGGGGCGCACTCGCGCTGGCGCTGGCACGCCGGCACGGCGCGCATGTGACCGGCCTCACGCTCTCCACCGAGCAGCTCGGGCATGCGCGCCGGCGGGTCGAGGAAGAGGGAATGTCGGCCCGCGTCGACCTGCGCCTGCAGGACTACCGCGACGTCGAAGGGCGCTATGACCGCATCGTGTCGATCGAGATGCTCGAAGCCGTGGGCGAGCGCTACTGGCCGGTGTACTTCGACACGCTGCGCGAGCGCCTGGCGCCGGGCGGCATCGCCGTGGTGCAGGTGATCACCATCGCCGATGCGCATTTCGATCACTACCGCCGCAGCCCCGACTTCATCCAGCGCTTCATCTTCCCGGGCGGCATGCTGCCTTCGGTGGGGGCGCTCGAAGCGCAGGCCGCGCGCGCCGGCCTTACGCTGGAGCGCGCCGAATCGTTCGGCGCCAGCTACGCGGCCACGCTGGCCGAATGGCGGCACCGGTTCCTCGCAGCCTGGCCGGCCATCGAGCCACTGGGGTTCGACGCCGCGTTCAAGCGGCTGTGGGAGTATTACCTCAGCTACTGCGAGGCGGGCTTCCTGTCGGAGCGCGTCGATGTCGGGCTCTTCACGCTGAGGCACGCGCCGGCCGCCGCCTGA
- a CDS encoding DUF2177 family protein, which yields MSLRQFAIAYAASAVVFLVLDAIWLTVMADRLYRPAIGHLMLERFALGPAVAFYAIYLAGVVVFAVSPALASGRWLTALGLGALLGLMAYATYDLTNQATLKDWAWTVTIADLCWGTFVTAAAAAAAARITLALGAGR from the coding sequence ATGTCCCTCCGGCAATTCGCCATCGCCTACGCGGCCTCCGCCGTGGTCTTCCTGGTGCTCGACGCCATCTGGCTCACCGTCATGGCCGACCGGCTCTATCGCCCCGCGATCGGCCACCTGATGCTCGAGCGTTTCGCGCTCGGCCCGGCGGTGGCGTTCTACGCGATCTACCTGGCCGGCGTGGTGGTGTTCGCGGTGTCGCCCGCGCTCGCGAGCGGCCGATGGCTCACCGCGCTCGGCCTCGGCGCGCTGCTCGGGCTGATGGCCTATGCGACCTACGACCTGACCAACCAGGCAACGCTCAAGGACTGGGCGTGGACGGTGACGATCGCAGACCTGTGCTGGGGCACTTTCGTCACCGCCGCGGCTGCGGCCGCCGCCGCCAGGATCACGCTGGCTTTGGGCGCCGGCCGCTGA
- a CDS encoding DUF1295 domain-containing protein, with the protein MAENAGLAGTALAGLAFTAALAIATWLASLVRRDASLVDRVWALCIAGAGAVYFFLLQPQAGPRGLCMLLVAAAWALRLSLFITRRNWGHGEDRRYRMIRERNQPNFGLKSLWLVFGLQAVLAWIVSAPLLAGMVGSPALNLLDVAGLAIAVFGIGFEAVGDAQMARFKADRASAGQVMDRGLWRYTRHPNYFGEACVWWGLWLMAMAGSGWGGAWSAVSPVLMTVLLLKVSGVSLLEKDIAERRPAYRAYIARTNAFVPGPVRKEAP; encoded by the coding sequence GTGGCTGAGAACGCGGGCCTTGCCGGCACGGCCCTCGCCGGGCTCGCCTTCACCGCGGCGCTGGCAATTGCGACCTGGCTTGCGAGCCTGGTGCGGCGCGATGCGAGCCTGGTCGACCGGGTCTGGGCGCTGTGCATCGCGGGTGCGGGCGCGGTGTATTTCTTCTTGCTGCAGCCGCAGGCGGGGCCGCGCGGGCTCTGCATGCTGCTGGTGGCTGCTGCATGGGCGTTGCGGCTCAGCCTTTTCATCACGCGCCGCAACTGGGGCCATGGCGAAGACCGGCGCTACCGCATGATCCGCGAGCGCAACCAGCCGAACTTCGGCCTCAAGAGCCTCTGGCTCGTGTTCGGCTTGCAGGCGGTGCTGGCCTGGATCGTCTCGGCGCCGCTGCTGGCCGGCATGGTGGGCAGCCCCGCGTTGAACCTGCTCGACGTGGCCGGCCTTGCGATCGCAGTTTTCGGCATCGGCTTCGAGGCGGTCGGCGATGCGCAGATGGCGCGCTTCAAGGCCGACCGCGCGAGCGCGGGCCAGGTGATGGACCGGGGCCTCTGGCGCTACACGCGGCACCCCAACTACTTTGGCGAGGCCTGCGTCTGGTGGGGGCTGTGGCTCATGGCCATGGCGGGCTCGGGCTGGGGCGGCGCATGGAGCGCCGTGTCGCCGGTGCTCATGACCGTGCTGCTGCTCAAGGTCTCGGGTGTGAGCCTGCTCGAGAAAGACATTGCCGAACGTCGCCCCGCGTACCGCGCCTACATCGCGCGCACCAACGCCTTCGTGCCCGGCCCCGTGCGCAAGGAGGCGCCATGA
- a CDS encoding DUF6134 family protein, with protein MTPGRHGWLRRAAVLAACAAAPLAVHANDWNFSVFLDEKPIGEHRFSVAGPADARKVVSEAAFNVKLLGLTVYRYRHRAVESWRGDCLAGLDATTDDDGKSSRVRAEAEGDGLAVVTDAGTQALKGCVMSFAYWNPAIQRQARLLNAQTGRSESVQVRAAGGGMLDVRGRRVAGTRWRIEGPAQPIDVWYSAEGEWLGLDSTVDGGRNLSYRLK; from the coding sequence ATGACGCCGGGCCGGCACGGCTGGCTGCGGCGTGCCGCAGTGCTGGCCGCCTGCGCGGCGGCGCCCCTTGCCGTGCACGCCAACGATTGGAACTTCAGCGTCTTTCTCGACGAGAAGCCGATCGGCGAGCACCGCTTCAGCGTGGCCGGCCCCGCCGATGCGCGCAAGGTGGTGAGCGAGGCCGCGTTCAATGTGAAACTGCTGGGCCTCACCGTCTACCGCTACCGCCATCGCGCGGTCGAGAGCTGGCGGGGCGACTGCCTGGCCGGGCTCGATGCGACGACCGACGACGACGGCAAGTCCAGCCGCGTGCGCGCCGAAGCCGAGGGCGACGGCCTGGCGGTGGTCACCGACGCGGGCACGCAGGCGCTCAAGGGCTGCGTGATGAGCTTCGCGTACTGGAACCCCGCCATCCAGCGGCAGGCGCGGCTGCTCAATGCGCAGACGGGCCGCAGCGAGAGCGTGCAGGTGCGCGCAGCGGGCGGCGGCATGCTCGACGTGCGCGGACGGCGCGTGGCGGGCACGCGCTGGCGCATCGAAGGGCCGGCACAGCCGATCGACGTCTGGTATTCGGCCGAGGGCGAGTGGCTCGGGCTGGATTCGACCGTCGACGGCGGGCGCAATCTGTCCTATCGCCTGAAGTGA
- a CDS encoding ChrR family anti-sigma-E factor: MTIQHHPGDELLLAHAAGSLELGHSVVVASHVEGCAHCRERMRVFEAAGGVLLEELSPQALAPDALARTLAAIDAPPQPRPRPAPVPQPPLPPGMAWPRSLAGCPATRWRWLGPGMRWSRVTLPDDPAANVFLLRIGAGKNLPMHTHSDSELTQVLYGTFHDGRSMFGPGDFDEADGSFHHQPVVQAGGECICLASVRGRVLFNGVVARTLGALVGM; encoded by the coding sequence ATGACCATTCAACACCATCCTGGCGACGAACTGCTGCTGGCCCATGCGGCGGGCAGCCTGGAGCTCGGGCATTCGGTGGTCGTCGCCAGCCACGTCGAAGGCTGCGCGCATTGCCGCGAGCGGATGCGCGTCTTCGAGGCGGCCGGCGGCGTGCTGCTCGAAGAACTCTCGCCCCAGGCCCTGGCACCCGACGCGCTCGCGCGCACCCTGGCCGCCATCGACGCGCCGCCGCAGCCACGGCCGCGGCCCGCTCCCGTGCCGCAACCCCCTCTTCCGCCCGGCATGGCCTGGCCGCGCTCGCTGGCGGGGTGTCCCGCCACGCGCTGGCGCTGGCTCGGGCCGGGCATGCGCTGGAGCCGCGTGACGCTGCCGGACGACCCGGCGGCCAACGTGTTCCTGCTGCGCATCGGCGCGGGCAAGAACCTACCGATGCACACCCACAGCGACTCCGAGCTCACGCAGGTGCTCTACGGCACCTTCCATGACGGGCGCTCGATGTTCGGACCGGGGGATTTCGACGAGGCCGACGGCAGCTTCCATCACCAGCCGGTGGTGCAGGCCGGCGGCGAATGCATCTGCCTGGCCTCGGTGCGCGGGCGGGTGCTGTTCAACGGCGTGGTGGCGCGCACGCTGGGCGCGCTGGTCGGCATGTAG
- a CDS encoding FAD-dependent oxidoreductase — translation MTVAAAPDASPPSTRAAGGAALDIAVIGSGISGLSAAWLLSQRHRVTVYEADSRPGGHSNTVQVGAGAGAIAVDTGFIVYNESAYPNLTALFAHLGVATQPSEMSFAVSLDGGGLEYSGSGLRGLFAQPANLARPRFWSMLRDLVRFYRQAPADAARFGLQPLDSYLDARGYGRAFRDDHLYPMAAAIWSAPAARIGDYPTEAFVRFCENHQLLDLGNRPAWRTVTGGSACYVRRLAESVGLGLQLDSAALDVRREADAVYVRAEGSAVPRRFDHVVVATHADQALRLLPDASGAETRLLGAFGYSRNRAVLHSDPALMPRRRAVWSSWNYAADRGRDAAPCVTYWMNRLQGIEDTTPLFLTLNPAREPGAGQVIRSEVYEHPVFDARAMRAQQELWSLQGQHRTWFCGAYFGSGFHEDGLQAGLAVAEQLGGVRRPWNVANESGRIRLRPTVAAEAA, via the coding sequence ATGACCGTTGCCGCCGCGCCCGACGCGTCCCCGCCGTCCACCCGAGCCGCCGGCGGGGCGGCGCTCGACATCGCCGTCATCGGCAGCGGCATCTCGGGGCTGTCGGCGGCCTGGCTGCTGTCGCAGCGGCACCGCGTCACGGTGTACGAGGCCGACAGCCGGCCCGGCGGCCACAGCAACACCGTGCAGGTGGGCGCCGGCGCCGGGGCGATCGCCGTCGACACCGGCTTCATCGTCTACAACGAATCGGCCTACCCGAACCTCACGGCCCTGTTCGCGCACCTGGGCGTGGCCACGCAGCCCTCCGAGATGTCGTTTGCCGTGAGCCTGGACGGCGGCGGGCTGGAATATTCGGGCAGCGGGCTGCGCGGCCTGTTCGCGCAGCCTGCCAACCTCGCGCGCCCGCGTTTCTGGTCGATGCTGCGCGACCTGGTGCGCTTCTACCGGCAGGCGCCGGCCGATGCCGCGCGCTTCGGGCTGCAGCCGCTCGACAGCTACCTGGATGCACGCGGCTACGGACGCGCCTTCCGCGACGACCACCTGTACCCGATGGCCGCGGCGATCTGGTCGGCCCCGGCCGCCCGCATCGGCGACTACCCGACCGAGGCCTTCGTGCGCTTCTGCGAGAACCACCAGCTGCTCGACCTTGGCAATCGCCCCGCATGGCGCACCGTGACCGGCGGCAGCGCGTGCTATGTGCGGCGGCTGGCGGAAAGCGTCGGCCTGGGGCTGCAGCTGGACAGCGCCGCCCTCGACGTGCGGCGCGAGGCCGATGCCGTCTACGTGCGCGCCGAAGGTTCGGCCGTTCCCCGGCGCTTCGACCACGTGGTGGTCGCCACCCATGCCGACCAGGCGCTGCGCCTGCTGCCCGACGCGAGCGGCGCCGAGACCCGGCTGCTGGGCGCCTTCGGCTACAGCCGCAACCGCGCGGTGCTGCACAGCGACCCGGCCCTGATGCCCAGGCGGCGTGCCGTGTGGTCGAGCTGGAACTACGCGGCCGACCGCGGCCGGGACGCGGCACCCTGTGTGACCTACTGGATGAACCGGCTGCAGGGCATCGAGGACACCACGCCGCTTTTTCTCACGCTCAATCCGGCGCGCGAGCCCGGCGCCGGGCAGGTGATCCGCAGCGAGGTGTACGAGCACCCGGTGTTCGACGCACGCGCCATGCGCGCGCAGCAAGAGCTCTGGTCGCTGCAGGGACAGCACCGCACCTGGTTCTGCGGCGCGTATTTCGGATCGGGCTTCCACGAGGACGGCCTGCAGGCGGGCCTTGCCGTCGCGGAGCAGCTGGGCGGCGTGCGCCGGCCATGGAACGTGGCCAACGAGTCGGGCCGCATCCGGCTGCGCCCCACCGTGGCCGCGGAGGCTGCTTGA
- a CDS encoding sigma-70 family RNA polymerase sigma factor: MTLHQGRDAMPTSEELNSLAEAVARNADRQAFAALFKHFAPRVKSYLMRLGTSEGLAEELAQEAMVSVWRKAQSFDAGRANVSTWIFTIARNLRVDHFRRIGNRTAEVDELDGDETPDTLPQPDEVLLTRQREAGVREAIAQLPAEQAQVLRLSFYEEQPHSQIAEALGLPLGTVKSRVRLAVRHLRRLLDGLEP; the protein is encoded by the coding sequence GTGACACTGCATCAGGGCCGCGACGCGATGCCGACAAGCGAAGAACTCAACAGCCTGGCCGAAGCCGTGGCGCGAAACGCCGACAGGCAGGCTTTCGCCGCGCTGTTCAAGCATTTCGCGCCGCGCGTGAAGTCCTATTTGATGCGGCTCGGCACGTCCGAGGGCCTGGCCGAGGAGCTGGCGCAGGAGGCCATGGTGAGCGTCTGGCGCAAGGCGCAGAGCTTCGACGCCGGCCGCGCCAATGTCTCGACCTGGATCTTCACCATTGCGCGCAACCTGCGGGTGGACCATTTCAGGCGCATCGGCAACCGCACGGCCGAAGTGGACGAACTCGACGGCGACGAGACGCCCGACACCCTTCCCCAACCCGACGAAGTGCTGCTCACGCGACAGCGCGAGGCCGGCGTGCGCGAGGCGATCGCGCAGCTGCCGGCCGAGCAGGCGCAGGTGCTGCGCCTTTCCTTCTACGAGGAGCAGCCGCATTCGCAGATCGCAGAGGCGCTGGGCCTGCCGCTCGGCACCGTGAAATCGCGCGTGCGCCTGGCCGTTCGCCATCTGCGCCGGCTGCTCGACGGACTCGAACCATGA
- a CDS encoding DUF1365 family protein — protein sequence MKNDSALYVGRVMHQRLRPARHRLSYRVFSMLVDVDELPALSQKLRLFSFNRFNLFSLHESDYGAGDGLGLRPHVEQQLHAAGLRTGGTIRLLSMPRILGYAFNPLSVYFCDRPEGGLEAVLYEVSNTFGQRHSYLIAVDEAGRHAQRIEQHCAKHFHVSPFLDLDMRYAFRVELPDADRQGLGIGITASDAQGPVLAARFDARRRPLGDAALALVFFSHPLLTLKVVAAIHWEALRLWAKGARFRPCPPAPAQPVSIVGTKDS from the coding sequence TTGAAGAACGATTCCGCGCTCTACGTCGGGCGCGTCATGCACCAGCGGCTGCGCCCGGCGCGCCACCGCCTGAGCTACCGCGTGTTCTCGATGCTGGTGGACGTCGACGAGCTGCCGGCGCTGTCGCAGAAGCTGCGGCTCTTCTCCTTCAACCGCTTCAACCTGTTCAGCCTGCACGAGAGCGACTATGGCGCCGGCGATGGGCTGGGCCTGCGCCCGCACGTGGAGCAACAGCTGCATGCGGCGGGCCTGCGCACCGGTGGCACCATCCGGCTGCTGAGCATGCCGCGCATCCTCGGCTACGCCTTCAATCCGCTGAGCGTCTATTTTTGCGACCGGCCCGAAGGCGGGCTCGAGGCCGTGCTCTACGAGGTCAGCAACACCTTCGGCCAGCGCCACAGCTACCTCATTGCAGTGGACGAGGCTGGGCGCCACGCCCAACGCATCGAGCAGCATTGCGCCAAGCACTTCCACGTCTCGCCCTTTCTCGACCTCGACATGCGCTATGCCTTCCGCGTCGAGCTGCCCGACGCGGACCGCCAGGGGCTCGGCATCGGCATCACCGCTTCGGATGCGCAGGGGCCGGTGCTCGCCGCGCGCTTCGATGCACGGCGCCGGCCGCTCGGCGATGCGGCGCTGGCGCTGGTCTTCTTTTCGCATCCGCTGCTGACCCTCAAGGTGGTGGCCGCCATTCACTGGGAAGCGCTGCGCCTGTGGGCCAAGGGCGCGCGCTTTCGCCCGTGTCCGCCCGCGCCCGCGCAACCGGTGAGCATCGTTGGAACCAAGGACTCATGA